From Anopheles funestus chromosome 3RL, idAnoFuneDA-416_04, whole genome shotgun sequence, a single genomic window includes:
- the LOC125769550 gene encoding titin-like — protein sequence MKVFIVFSVALALASAAAVDDSKKEKRGLFELGSSQQESYETYGYDHQQSHGYYGNDYAEKEVKQIITKKVPVPYPVEVEKRVPVEVKVPYPVEVEKKVPVYVEKKVPVYVEKKVPVHVDRPYPVEVKVPVHVPVYQKEYVEVPKPYTVHVDKPYPVYVKEPVYVEKPVQFTVLVKKEHKKPFFGVFIVFSMALALASASAVDDSKKEKRGLWELGSSQQESYETYGYDQQQSHGYYDNDYAEKEVKQIITKKVPVPYPVEVQKHVPVEVKVPYPVEVEKKVPVYVEKKVPVYVEKKVPVHVDRPYPVEVKVPVHVPVYQKEYVEVPKPYTVHVDKPYPVYVKEPVYVEKPVPFTVLVKKEHKKPFWG from the exons ATGAAG GTGTTCATTGTGTTCTCTGTGGCCCTGGCCCTTGCCAGCGCGGCGGCAGTCGACGATTCGAAGAAGGAAAAGCGCGGACTGTTTGAGCTGGGATCGTCCCAACAGGAATCGTACGAAACCTACGGCTATGACCACCAACAATCTCACGGATACTACGGTAACGACTACGCCGAGAAGGAAGTGAAACAGATCATCACGAAGAAGGTCCCAGTACCATACCCAGTGGAGGTCGAGAAGCGCGTGCCAGTCGAGGTGAAGGTCCCATACCCAGTTGAGGTTGAGAAGAAGGTCCCAGTGTACGTCGAGAAGAAGGTCCCGGTGTACGTTGAGAAGAAGGTTCCAGTCCACGTTGATCGTCCATACCCGGTGGAAGTGAAGGTCCCAGTCCATGTCCCAGTTTACCAGAAGGAATACGTCGAGGTCCCGAAGCCATACACAGTTCATGTCGATAAGCCCTACCCGGTGTACGTGAAGGAGCCAGTGTACGTCGAAAAACCAGTTCAGTTCACTGTTCTTGTAAAGAAGGAGCATAAGAAGCCATTTTTCGGT GTGTTCATTGTGTTTTCTATGGCCCTGGCCCTTGCCAGCGCGTCGGCAGTCGACGATTCGAAGAAGGAAAAGCGCGGACTGTGGGAGCTGGGATCCTCTCAACAGGAATCGTACGAAACCTACGGCTATGATCAACAGCAATCTCACGGATACTACGACAATGACTACGCCGAGAAGGAAGTGAAACAGATCATCACGAAGAAGGTCCCAGTACCATACCCAGTGGAGGTCCAGAAGCATGTCCCAGTCGAGGTGAAGGTCCCATACCCAGTTGAGGTTGAGAAGAAGGTCCCAGTGTACGTCGAGAAGAAGGTCCCGGTGTACGTTGAGAAGAAGGTTCCAGTCCACGTTGATCGTCCATACCCGGTTGAGGTGAAGGTCCCAGTCCATGTCCCAGTTTACCAGAAGGAATACGTCGAGGTCCCGAAGCCATACACAGTTCATGTCGATAAGCCCTACCCGGTGTACGTGAAGGAGCCAGTGTACGTCGAGAAGCCAGTCCCATTCACGGTTCTTGTGAAGAAGGAGCACAAGAAGCCATTCTGGGGCTAA
- the LOC125769371 gene encoding titin-like, giving the protein MKVFIVFSVALALASAAAVDDSKKEKRGLFELGSSQQESYETYGYDHQQSHGYYGNDYAEKEVKQIITKKVPVPYPVEVEKRVPVEVKVPYPVEVEKKVPVYVEKKVPVYVEKKVPVHVDRPYPVEVKVPVHVPVYQKEYVEVPKPYAVHVDKPYPVYVKQPVYVEKQVPVTVHIKEHQKKPFWG; this is encoded by the exons ATGAAG GTGTTCATTGTGTTCTCTGTGGCCCTGGCCCTTGCCAGCGCGGCGGCAGTCGACGATTCGAAGAAGGAAAAGCGCGGACTGTTTGAGCTGGGATCCTCTCAACAGGAATCGTACGAAACCTACGGCTATGACCACCAACAATCTCACGGATACTACGGTAACGACTACGCCGAGAAGGAAGTGAAACAGATCATCACGAAGAAGGTCCCAGTACCATACCCAGTGGAGGTCGAGAAGCGCGTGCCAGTCGAGGTGAAGGTCCCATACCCAGTTGAGGTTGAGAAGAAGGTCCCAGTGTACGTCGAGAAGAAGGTCCCGGTGTACGTTGAGAAGAAGGTTCCAGTCCACGTTGATCGTCCATACCCGGTGGAAGTGAAGGTCCCAGTCCATGTCCCAGTTTACCAGAAGGAATACGTCGAGGTCCCGAAGCCATACGCAGTTCATGTCGATAAGCCCTACCCGGTGTACGTGAAGCAGCCAGTGTACGTCGAGAAGCAGGTTCCAGTGACGGTGCACATCAAGGAGCACCAGAAGAAACCCTTCTGGGGTTGA
- the LOC125769549 gene encoding mantle protein-like, which yields MVTVKLMVFIVFSMALAIASAAAVDDSKKEKRGLWELGSSQQESYETYGYDQQQSHGYYDNDYAEKEVKQIITKKVPVPYPVEVQKHVPVEVKVPYPVEVEKKVPVYVEKKVPVYVEKKVPVHVDRPYPVEVKVPVHVPVYQKEYVEVPKPYTVHVDKPYPVYVKEPVYVEKPVPFTVLVKKEHKKPFWG from the exons ATGGTTACGGTGAAATTAATG GTGTTCATTGTGTTTTCTATGGCCCTGGCCATTGCCAGCGCTGCGGCAGTCGACGATTCGAAGAAGGAAAAGCGCGGACTGTGGGAGCTAGGATCGTCTCAACAGGAATCGTACGAAACCTATGGCTATGATCAACAGCAATCTCACGGATACTACGACAATGACTACGCCGAGAAGGAAGTGAAACAGATCATCACGAAGAAGGTCCCAGTACCATACCCAGTGGAGGTCCAGAAGCATGTCCCAGTCGAGGTGAAGGTCCCATACCCAGTTGAGGTTGAGAAGAAGGTCCCAGTGTACGTCGAGAAGAAGGTCCCGGTGTACGTTGAGAAGAAGGTTCCAGTCCACGTTGATCGTCCATACCCGGTTGAGGTGAAGGTCCCAGTCCATGTCCCAGTTTACCAGAAGGAATACGTCGAGGTCCCGAAGCCATACACAGTTCATGTCGATAAGCCCTACCCGGTGTACGTGAAGGAGCCAGTGTACGTCGAGAAGCCAGTCCCATTCACGGTTCTTGTGAAGAAGGAGCACAAGAAGCCATTCTGGGGCTAA
- the LOC125769552 gene encoding MAGE-like protein 2 → MKIFILLVLTITIVSGVVHDKSTEERKGSYEEKYSQHQSYEAYDYGHQQGDGNYIDYEDQNVHQIEKVPVPYQIEVPKHVPVEVKVPYPVEVEKKVPVVVEKKVPVYVEKKVPVHVDRPYPVEVKVPVEVPVYQKEYVEVPKPYTVHVDKPYPVYVKQPIYIEKPVPFTVLVKKEHKKKPFWWLF, encoded by the exons ATGAAG atttttattCTACTTGTCCTAACAATCACCATTGTAAGTGGTGTAGTGCATGATAAATCGACCGAAGAACGTAAGGGATCGTATGAGGAAAAGTATTCTCAGCATCAATCGTACGAAGCTTACGACTACGGCCACCAGCAGGGTGATGGAAACTATATCGACTACGAGGATCAAAATGTACATCAGATCGAAAAGGTTCCAGTTCCGTATCAAATCGAAGTACCGAAACATGTCCCCGTGGAGGTGAAGGTCCCATACCCAGTTGAAGTTGAGAAGAAGGTCCCGGTTGTCGTCGAAAAGAAGGTCCCGGTGTACGTCGAGAAGAAGGTTCCAGTCCATGTGGATCGTCCATACCCGGTTGAAGTGAAGGTTCCTGTTGAAGTCCCAGTTTACCAGAAGGAATACGTCGAGGTCCCTAAGCCTTACACCGTACACGTGGATAAACCGTATCCAGTATACGTGAAGCAACCCATCTACATAGAAAAACCGGTACCGTTCACGGTTCTGGTAAAGAAGGAACACAAGAAAAAGCCATTCTGGTGGTTATTCTAA
- the LOC125769370 gene encoding titin-like has product MKVFIVFSVALALASAAVVDDSKKEKRGLFELGSSQQESYETYGYDHQQSHGYYGNDYAEKEVKQIITKKVPVPYPVEVEKRVPVEVKVPYPVEVEKKVPVYVEKKVPVYVEKKVPVHVDRPYPVEVKVPVHVPVYQKEYVEVPKPYAVHVDKPYPVYVKQPVYVEKQVPVTVHIKEHQKKPFWG; this is encoded by the exons ATGAAG GTGTTCATTGTGTTCTCTGTGGCCCTGGCCCTTGCCAGCGCGGCGGTAGTCGACGATTCGAAGAAGGAAAAGCGCGGACTGTTTGAGCTGGGATCGTCTCAACAGGAATCGTACGAAACCTACGGCTATGACCACCAACAATCTCACGGATACTACGGTAACGACTACGCCGAGAAGGAAGTGAAACAGATCATCACGAAGAAGGTCCCAGTACCATACCCAGTGGAGGTCGAGAAGCGCGTGCCAGTCGAGGTGAAGGTCCCATACCCAGTTGAGGTTGAGAAGAAGGTCCCAGTGTACGTCGAGAAGAAGGTCCCGGTGTACGTTGAGAAGAAGGTTCCAGTCCACGTTGATCGTCCATACCCGGTGGAAGTGAAGGTCCCAGTCCATGTCCCAGTTTACCAGAAGGAATACGTCGAGGTCCCGAAGCCATACGCAGTTCATGTCGATAAGCCCTACCCGGTGTACGTGAAGCAGCCAGTGTACGTCGAGAAGCAGGTTCCAGTGACGGTGCACATCAAGGAGCACCAGAAGAAACCCTTCTGGGGTTGA